The following coding sequences lie in one Lolium perenne isolate Kyuss_39 chromosome 2, Kyuss_2.0, whole genome shotgun sequence genomic window:
- the LOC127335639 gene encoding cytokinin dehydrogenase 8 — MDLRALYMYAAVPALLLCSAATFIQSPTDVFGPVDLLEPTPSSARDFGAVVSDPPFAIMRPGSAADVALLLRTLSSSAKPRAPRAAVAARGAGHSLQGQAQARGGIVVETRSLPRAVVVVAADVSGGDAYADVGAGVLWVEVLEECLKAGMAPPSWTDYLYLTVGGTLSNAGISGQAFKHGPQITNVLQLEVVTGNGEIVTCSPTESQDLFFAVLGGLGQFGIITRARIRLQHAPPKVRWVRAFYDSFETFTKDQELLISMPERLDYVEGFMVLNEHSIQSSSIAFPAHIDFSPDFGSDGSKKKVYYCIEFAVHDFQQDDGYTVDHFVELVSGEMSYIRPHMYSAEVSYFDFLNRVRMEEESLRMQGLWDVPHPWLNMFVPRHAVARLKDLLMDTVLAGHFDGAILVYPLLADKWNKNTSAVLPSTPDGVMYVFSVLRSADPSRCGRRCVEGILEQHRRVADEACRAGGGGIGAKMYLARQPSQAHWRDHFGPGWDRFVARKARYDPVRVLGPGQGIFPWTDSATSMWR; from the exons ATGGACCTGAGGGCGCTGTACATGTACGCCGCCGTGCCGGCGCTGCTCCTCTGCTCGGCCGCGACCTTCATCCAGAGCCCCACCGACGTGTTCGGGCCCGTGGACCTCCTCGAGCCCACCCCGTCCTCCGCGCGCGACTTCGGCGCCGTCGTCTCGGACCCGCCCTTCGCGATCATGCGGCCGGGCTCCGCCGCCGACGTCGCGCTCCTCCTGCGCACGCTGTCGTCGTCGGCGAAGCCGCGGGCTCCGAGGGCGGCCGTGGCGGCGCGCGGCGCCGGACACTCGCTCCAGGGCCAGGCGCAGGCGCGCGGCGGCATTGTGGTGGAGACGCGCTCCCTGCCGCGCGCCGTGGTTGTCGTGGCGGCAGACGTGAGCGGCGGCGACGCGTACGCGGACGTGGGCGCCGGCGTGCTCTGGGTGGAGGTGCTGGAGGAGTGCCTCAAGGCCGGCATGGCGCCGCCGTCCTGGACGGACTACCTGTACCTCACCGTGGGCGGGACGCTGTCCAATGCCGGCATCAGCGGCCAGGCCTTCAAGCATGGCCCGCAGATCACCAACGTCCTGCAGCTCGAGGTTGTCACAG GAAATGGGGAGATCGTGACATGCTCGCCCACCGAGAGCCAGGACCTCTTCTTCGCAGTTCTTGGCGGCCTTGGCCAGTTCGGTATCATCACCAGGGCAAGAATTCGACTCCAACATGCTCCTCCAAAG GTGCGATGGGTGCGGGCCTTCTACGACAGCTTCGAAACATTCACCAAGGACCAAGAGCTTCTCATCTCAATGCCGGAGCGGCTGGACTACGTGGAGGGGTTTATGGTTCTGAACGAGCACTCCATTCAGAGCTCATCCATCGCCTTCCCTGCTCACATCGATTTCAGCCCAGACTTCGGCTCCGACGGCAGCAAGAAGAAGGTCTACTACTGCATAGAGTTTGCAGTTCACGACTTCCAGCAGGACGACGGCTACACTGTCGACCAT TTTGTGGAGCTGGTCTCAGGGGAGATGAGCTACATCAGGCCCCACATGTACAGCGCGGAGGTGTCCTACTTCGACTTCCTCAACAGGGTGAGGATGGAGGAGGAGAGCCTGAGGATGCAGGGCCTCTGGGACGTGCCCCACCCCTGGCTCAACATGTTCGTGCCCAGGCATGCCGTCGCTCGGCTCAAGGACCTGCTCATGGACACCGTCTTGGCTGGGCACTTCGACGGGGCGATCCTCGTCTACCCCCTCCTCGCGGACAA GTGGAACAAGAACACGTCGGCGGTCCTCCCGTCGACGCCGGACGGGGTGATGTACGTCTTCAGCGTGCTCCGCTCCGCCGACCCGTCGCGGTGCGGCCGCCGCTGCGTGGAGGGGATCTTGGAGCAGCACCGCCGGGTCGCCGACGAGGCGTGccgggccggcggcggcggcatcggcGCCAAGATGTACCTCGCCCGGCAGCCCTCGCAGGCGCACTGGCGGGACCATTTCGGGCCCGGCTGGGACCGGTTCGTGGCCCGCAAGGCCCGCTACGACCCGGTGCGCGTGCTTGGGCCGGGCCAGGGCATTTTTCCGTGGACGGATTCTGCGACCTCGATGTGGCGATGA
- the LOC127335641 gene encoding UDP-glycosyltransferase 73C6 — protein sequence MDTSTARPHFVLVPWIGSISHIAPLTDIGCLLASHGASVAIITTPANASLVQSRVDRVTPLGAVIAVTAIPFPTAEAGLPDGCERLDLIPSPAMVPGFFKANKKFGEAVAQYCSRDAPRRPSCVVTGMCNTWTLPMARELGVPCYIFHGFGAFALLCIDHLYRQGRHEAIASAEELVNISVLQQPFDCKILGRQLPPHFLPSTSIGSGLMQEVREFDLAVDGVVVNSFDELEHGSAALLAAAAGKEVLAVGPVSLCCAPALDPQGDDARRCMAWLDGKKAKSVVYVSFGSAGCMPPAQLMQLGMALVSCPWPVMWVIKGAESLPHDVKEWLRDNTDADGVADSKCLVVRGWAPQVAVLAHPAVGGFMTHCGWGSTLESVAAGVPMVTWPLFAEQFVNEKLIVDVLGIGVSVGVTKPTENVLTAGKLGTDVAKAEVEAEQVKSALERLMDEGDEGEGIRRKALELKVKANSALEKGGSSYNNLEKLIQSSV from the coding sequence ATGGATACCTCCACAGCAAGGCCTCACTTTGTGCTCGTCCCATGGATCGGAAGCATCAGCCACATCGCCCCCTTGACGGACATCGGCTGCCTCCTCGCCTCACATGGAGCGTCGGTCGCCATCATCACGACGCCCGCCAACGCGTCGCTCGTCCAGAGCCGTGTAGACCGCGTCACGCCGCTCGGCGCGGTGATCGCGGTCACCGCGATTCCCTTCCCGACCGCCGAAGCAGGCCTGCCGGACGGGTGCGAGAGGCTGGACCTGATCCCATCCCCCGCCATGGTGCCTGGCTTCTTCAAGGCCAACAAGAAGTTCGGCGAGGCGGTGGCGCAGTACTGCAGCCGGGACGCCCCACGCCGACCGAGCTGCGTCGTCACCGGGATGTGCAACACGTGGACGCTGCCCATGGCGCGTGAGCTCGGCGTGCCATGCTACATCTTCCACGGCTTCGGCGCGTTCGCCTTGCTGTGCATCGATCACCTCTACAGGCAAGGGCGGCACGAGGCGATCGCGTCCGCAGAGGAGCTCGTGAACATCTCGGTGCTGCAGCAGCCGTTCGACTGCAAGATCCTCGGCAGGCAGCTGCCTCCCCATTTCCTGCCGTCCACTTCCATAGGGAGCGGGCTGATGCAAGAAGTCCGGGAGTTCGACCTGGCCGTGGACGGCGTCGTGGTGAACAGCTTCGACGAGCTGGAGCACGGCTCCGCGGCGCTTCTCGCAGCGGCCGCAGGCAAGGAAGTCCTCGCCGTGGGGCCGGTCTCTCTGTGCTGCGCGCCTGCTCTCGACCCGCAGGGCGACGACGCGAGGCGGTGCATGGCGTGGCTGGACGGCAAGAAGGCCAAGTCCGTGGTGTACGTGAGCTTCGGCAGCGCCGGGTGCATGCCGCCCGCGCAGCTCATGCAGCTCGGCATGGCTCTCGTCTCGTGCCCATGGCCTGTCATGTGGGTTATCAAAGGCGCCGAATCGTTGCCCCACGATGTCAAGGAGTGGTTGCGTGACAACACCGACGCCGACGGCGTCGCGGACAGCAAGTGCCTTGTAGTGCGTGGGTGGGCACCGCAGGTGGCCGTGCTCGCGCACCCGGCGGTGGGCGGGTTCATGACGCACTGCGGGTGGGGATCGACTCTGGAGAGCGTCGCCGCGGGCGTGCCCATGGTCACCTGGCCTCTGTTCGCCGAGCAATTCGTCAACGAGAAGCTGATCGTGGACGTGCTCGGCATCGGGGTGTCCGTCGGCGTGACGAAGCCGACGGAGAACGTCTTGACCGCTGGTAAACTTGGCACCGACGTGGCGAAGGCGGAAGTCGAAGCGGAACAAGTGAAGAGCGCTCTGGAGAGGCTGATGGATGAAGGTGATGAAGGAGAGGGCATAAGGAGGAAGGCTCTGGAGCTCAAGGTGAAAGCAAACTCTGCTTTGGAGAAGGGAGGATCGTCGTACAACAATTTGGAGAAATTGATTCAGTCTTCTGTTTGA